Genomic DNA from Candidatus Cloacimonadota bacterium:
ATGGTTATAAAGCATTGGAAAAAGCTTTGAAAGAACTAAGCCGGAAAAACATTATCGATGAGATTAAAAAATCCGGTTTGAGAGGAAGAGGAGGAGCCGGATTTCCAACCGGTCTGAAATGGCAATTTGCTCATGATTCTAAAAGCAAAAAGAAATATATTATCTGCAATGCCGATGAAGGTGATCCCGGAGCTTTTATGGATCGAAGCGTCTTGGAAGGAGATCCGCACAGCGTTATCGAAGGAATGATCATCGGAGCTTATGCAATCGGCGCTGATGAAGGATATATTTATTGCCGGGCAGAATATCCTCTGGCAATAAAACATCTGCAGAAAGCAATTGCAGATGCGGAAAAAGCAGGTTTTATCGGGAAAAAAATTCTGGGAACCGATTTTAATTTCAAACTCCACATCAAAGAAGGAGCAGGAGCTTTTGTCTGCGGAGAGGAAACTGCTTTGATGAGCTCGATCGAAGGTCAGAGAGGAATGCCGAATATCAGACCTCCGTTTCCGGCTCAATCAGGTTTATGGCAGAAACCAACTAATATAAATAATGTGGAAACTTTTGCCAACATTGCCTGGATAATCATTAATGGTGCTGAAAAATATGCTGCTTATGGAACTGAAAAAAGTAAAGGAACAAAAGTTTTTGCGTTAGCCGGAAAAATAAAAAACAGCGGCTTGATCGAAGTTCCAATGGGAATGTCATTGCGGGATGTGATCTATAAAGTTGGCGGAGGAATGAAAACCGAAAAACCGTTCAAAGGCGTTCAACTCGGAGGACCATCCGGAGGTTGCGTTCCGGAAAGCCTTCTCGATACGGTCGTCGATTATGATTCTATCAACAAAACCGGTGCTATAATGGGTTCAGGTGGAATGGTAGTGATGGATACTTCAACCTGTATGGTAGATGTGGCGAAATTCTTCCTCAACTTTACTCAAAACGAATCCTGCGGAAAATGTACATTTTGTCGGATCGGAACAAAAAGAATGCTGGAGATTCTCAATAGAATTACAGAAGGTAAAGGTAAGATCGAAGATTTGGATACCTTACAGGAGCTGGCTGAAAATATCATTAAAGGTTCATTATGCGGCTTGGGACAAACAGCTCCGAATCCTGTTCTGACAACTCTAAAATATTTCAGGGAAGAATATATTGCACACATCGAAGAAAAGAGATGTCCGGCTGGTGTTTGCACGGCTTTACTGAAATATGAAATTATTGAAGAAAAATGTATTGGGTGTACTGTTTGTGCAAAAAAATGTCCGGTAAATGCTATTTCTGGTGAAGTAAAAAAACCTCATCTTATTGATCAAGAGATATGTACAAAATGCGGTGTTTGTTATAATGCCTGCAAATTTGAAGCAATTAAAAAGTATTAAAGGAACGGTCCCGATGATTAATATTAAATTAAATGGTAAAGAAATTCAAACCGAAGCCGGAAAAACGATCCTGCAAGTTTCTAATGAACATGGAATCGAAATTCCAACCTTATGCCACGACAAAGAACTGAAACCATTTGGTTCTTGCTGGCTATGTGCGGTTAAAGTCGAAGGCAGAAGAGGATTTGTAACTGCCTGCGGAACAGATATTTTAGATGGAATGGAGATTACTACCGATTCGCAAGAAATCAGAAAAGCCAGGAAAATGGCTTTGGAACTCCTCTTGTCCGATCATTATGCAGATTGTGAAGCTCCATGTAAAATCGCCTGTCCTGATAAGGTAGATGTCCAGACTTATGTTTCTCTGATCGCTAACGGACAGCATCACGAAGCAGTTAAAGTCATCAAAGAAAACCTGCCCATGCCGCTCTCTATCGGTAGGGTTTGTCCTGCTTTTTGTGAAGCAGAATGTCGTCGCACAATTGTAGATGAGCCGATCGCGATCAGACAATTAAAACGATACGCGGCTGATTTTGACCTATTCGATGATTGGTCATATATTCCGGAGAAAGCTCCTATAAAAAATAAAAAAATTGCAATTGTGGGAGGAGGACCTTCAGGTTTGACCTGTGGTTATTATCTCTCCAATAATGGTTACAATGTTACTGTTTTCGAGTCAGCTCCAAAAGCAGGAGGTTGGCTTCGGTACGGAATCCCTGAATATCGACTGCCAAAGAAAATACTTAATAAAGAGATTAAGCTGATGTGTGTTAATGGAATGAAAATAAAGACTAATGTCGAAATCGGGAAAGATATTTCTTTATCGAATTTGAGCAAAAAATATGATGCTGTTTATCTTGGAATCGGAGCCCAGAAAGCAGTTCCTATGCGTGTTAAGAACAGCGAACTGAAGGGTTGTTTCCTGGGAGTAGATTTTCTGAAAGATTTCATTCTCGGGAAGAAGATCAAACTCGGAGAAAAAGTAGCCATTATTGGAGGAGGAAATACTGCTATCGACTGTGCCAGAACATCTAAAAGAATGGGTTCGGATGTAACTCTTATTTATCGTCGCACCCGCAAGGAAATGCCGGCAGAAGCTTATGAAGTAGATGCTGCCGAAGAAGAAGGGATTAAATTCCATTTCCTTACAAATCCGGTTGAAAATATTGGAAAAAATGGTGTTCTGAAAACAATCAAATTAGAAAAAATGAAACTTGGCGAACCTGATCAGAGCGGAAGAAGGAGACCTGTGCCGACAGGCGAATTTTTCAATGAAGATTTTGATTCTATAATCGCTGCTATTTCCCAATCTCCTGATGTTGATTTCCTGACAGAAGATGCAAACAAAATCGATGGTAAAGAAATTCCATTAACCCGCTGGTCAACCTGCGAAACTCCTGATGAGACGATGTATTCAGGGATTGCCAATATTTTTGCAGGAGGAGATTTCCGCCGAGGTCCGGCAACCGCGATCGAAGCAATTGCAGATGGAAGGATTGCAGCAAATGCTATCGACCGTTTTTTACAAGGGAAGCTAAATAAAAAAACTCTTCAACTATTCAATTCCAGAAAAGAGAAAAAATTGAAAGATGTAGATCCAAATGAATTCAAACAATACGAAAAAATCCCGCGTTTCAAGATGCCGGAATTAGATCCGGAAATAAGATGCACAAACCATAAAGAAGTTGAATTGGGATTTGAAGAAGAAGATGCCAGAGCTGAAGCAGACCGTTGTCTGGAATGCGGTTGTCAGGACAATACTACTTGTGCTCTGCGAAAATATGCAACTGATTATGAGATCGATGCTGACCTTTTTATGGGCGATAAAAATAAACATCCGATCGATCACACGCATCCGTTCATCCTGCGTGACGCAAATAGATGTATTAAATGTGGTCGTTGTGTTCGCATCTGTTCGGAAGTGCAGGGTCCAGGTGTTCTCGGTTATATTTTCAGGGGTTTTGTCAGTTATGTTGCTCCCGAATTTGGTGAAAGTCTGACCAAAACAACCTGTGAATCTTGCGGAAAATGTATCGAGGTTTGCCCGGTCGGAGCTCTTGTTTCCAAAAATCAGAATTATAAACTTAATCCTCATGTTGTTGAAAAAATAACCCAAAATTGCGGTCTTTGCGGAACCGGTTGTAAGATCGATGTTAATGTTCAAACTGATAAAGTGACAGTCATTCAACCAGCAGCAGAAGCAGATTTCAATGACAGAAATTTGTGTTTTGCAGGTAAATTCGGTTGGCAGATACTGGAAGATAAAGAAAGAATTATTATCCCTTATAAAAAGGTCGATTCCACCTGGGAAAAAATAGATGATTGCTGGGAAGAATTCGGGAAATGTATGGAATTTCATAACCTGATCCAAGACAACCTGGCTAAAGCGAAAACCAGAAAAATATATGTTTCCGCAATGTGTTCCAATGAAGAAATTTTGTTGATGAAAGATATTGCGGACACGATCGGAGCTGATATTTCCTCTTTATCTTATGAAGAAAGTTTTGTCGATGATATCAAACTCGATAAAACTTACCGGGATCTGGAACAAGCTGAAGCAATTGTGATCATCGGTAAGATCAGTCATACTTTGAAAATCCTGGCTCGAACTCAACAGAGAAAAGGTAAAAAACTTATCCTGATCACAGATGAGGAAAAGGAATTCAATAAATTTGCTGATGAACAATTTAATGATAGCGGAATTGAGAATACTCTGGAAAAAATAATCGCTTGTTACTACAACGATGATGATCTTGATGAAGATTGTGATATCCACGAAAAAATCGATGAACTAAAACCACCCGCAAAAACTCTTTTCATTTATAACAGCGATGATTTGACAGAAAAATCCATCTGGAATATCTGGATGTTATCGTCATTTATCTGCGATTTCTCCTCCGGTTCGGGAGTTCTTCCAACATCTAATTTTTCAAATATGCGAGGATTAAGGGAATTCGGGATCAAGGCCGGGAAACCTGAAATTTCCGATTTTGTGATAGTTTATGGAGAACATCTAAATGAAATTCAAAGAAAGACGATCGAACAAAGCAAATTCATCATTTCCATAAAAACTCATCTTGAAGCTAATGAAATTTCGGATATTATCATTCCGCAAACTTCATACCTGGAAATGGAAGGAACTGCCATCGCCAATGATGGTAGAATTACGACTTACAAAAATCCTAAAAATTCTCATCTTTTTGA
This window encodes:
- a CDS encoding NADH-quinone oxidoreductase subunit NuoF — protein: MASCGLAAGSGEVYTAIEEYLKKNKIDASLKKTACIGMCFAEPLMEVSSDEAEAITYGYVTSEKIEQIIESFQKGEPYIENAILSKRIKASENENYQQQTRIVLRNCGIIDPESLDDYLANDGYKALEKALKELSRKNIIDEIKKSGLRGRGGAGFPTGLKWQFAHDSKSKKKYIICNADEGDPGAFMDRSVLEGDPHSVIEGMIIGAYAIGADEGYIYCRAEYPLAIKHLQKAIADAEKAGFIGKKILGTDFNFKLHIKEGAGAFVCGEETALMSSIEGQRGMPNIRPPFPAQSGLWQKPTNINNVETFANIAWIIINGAEKYAAYGTEKSKGTKVFALAGKIKNSGLIEVPMGMSLRDVIYKVGGGMKTEKPFKGVQLGGPSGGCVPESLLDTVVDYDSINKTGAIMGSGGMVVMDTSTCMVDVAKFFLNFTQNESCGKCTFCRIGTKRMLEILNRITEGKGKIEDLDTLQELAENIIKGSLCGLGQTAPNPVLTTLKYFREEYIAHIEEKRCPAGVCTALLKYEIIEEKCIGCTVCAKKCPVNAISGEVKKPHLIDQEICTKCGVCYNACKFEAIKKY